A stretch of the Vanacampus margaritifer isolate UIUO_Vmar chromosome 6, RoL_Vmar_1.0, whole genome shotgun sequence genome encodes the following:
- the LOC144053772 gene encoding dynein light chain roadblock-type 2-like — MAEVEEILQRIEAHGSVTGTIVANADGIPIRSTFDNSKAGKYADVLRHLTAMARSTVRDVDPQNDLVVLRISTKNQEIMIAPENSYYLILVQRFERYART, encoded by the exons ATG GCGGAAGTTGAGGAAATTCTCCAGAGAATTGAAGCCCATGGGAGTGTGACAGGAACCATAGTTGCCAATGCAGATG GTATTCCTATCCGATCGACGTTTGACAACTCCAAGGCTGGCAAGTATGCGGATGTCCTTCGCCACCTGACCGCCATGGCCAGGAGCACGGTGAGAGATGTGGACCCTCAAAATGATCTCGTCGTGTTGCGCATCAGCACGAAGAATCAAGAAATTATGATTGCACCAG AGAACTCCTATTATCTTATACTGGTCCAGAGATTTGAGCGATACGCACGTACATGA